Part of the Pedobacter sp. MC2016-14 genome is shown below.
AGCACCGGTATGAATTGTTAAAGGAAATGTCCTTCTTCTATCATCTTCAGGACCATGAGGTAAAGTATATTTTAGGTATGGATGGCGATATGTTCAATTACACGCTTGCTGCATTAAAGTTTGCCCGTAAAGCCAATGGTGTATCTGCCTTGCATGGCCAGGTAGCCAGGGAGATGTGGAGCCACAATGCCGGGGTTTGTGAAATTACCTCGATTACAAATGCCCAAAATGCAACATACTGGGTTGATCCGGAAATAGGCAAGTCTATCCAGGCTAAAGATGATGCTGCTATACTGATCCGTAAAAAAGAGATGAAGCGTGAACTATTCAAAGTTGTGGCTGATCAATGCGGGAAGATTTTTGATGAAAATGTACTTACTATTGTTTGGGCGAGACGTTTTGCGGGGTATAAACGTGCTGATTTGATGATGCAGGATTGGGATAGGTTTCTTAAATTGATAGAGAACGCAGAATATCCTGTACAGGTAATTTGGGCGGGGAAACCTTATCCGGAAGATTTTGCTGCGATAGATATGTTTAACCAGATTATCAGCAGGGCCAAACCTTATAAAAATTGTGCGGTATTGCTGGGTTACGAACTTGGGCTGTCGGCATTGCTGAAGAAAGGATCGGATGTTTGGCTAAACAACCCGCGCATGTACCGTGAAGCTTCTGGAACAAGTGGTATGACGGCCGCCATGAACGGATCTGTAAATTTATCCCTGCCTGATGGCTGGGTACCTGAATTTGCCAAAGATCTCGAAAACTGTTTTATCATACCTGCTGCGCCAGATCAGTTTTCAACAGAAGAGAAAGATCAAAAAGAAAATGCCAGTTTAATGGATACTTTTGAAAGCAGGGTATTGCCCATCTATTACAATAGTCCAGCACAATGGCTGGATATTGTAAAACAAGGATTTGCTGATGTGATGCCAGATTTTGAAGCAGGACGCATGGCAAATGAGTATTATGTAAAAATGTATAAGGCCTAAGGCCTTATACTGCTTTAAAAACTATAGTTGCATTGTGACCGCCGAAACCGAAAGTATTGCTCATTGCTACATCAACCTGTAGAGGTAGGGAAGATCCAGTAACAATGGTAATATTTTCTGGAATGGCAGGATCCAGTGCTGTAGTATTTATTGTTGGTGGAATGACCTTATCCCGAATAGCCAATAAGCATAATATAGCCTCTATGGCGCCTGCAGCGCCTAAAAGGTGACCGGTCATAGATTTTGTAGCACTGATTTTTAGTTTTATTTTTTCATCACCAACAAGGTTGGTGACCGCTTTAATTTCCGATAAATCACCAACAGGTGTTGAAGTGGCATGCGTATTTAAATAATCCACATCGGCAATACTTAACCCAGCTTCCTTTAACGCTAATTTCATAGCCTGTGCCGCACCTAATCCTTCAGGATGCGTGGAGGTCATGTGGTATGCATCAGCAGTCATGGCCGCACCAACAACTTCAGCATAGATCTTTGCACCTCTGGCCAGGGCATGTTCATATTCTTCCAATACTAATGCACCCGCACCTTCGCCCATTACAAATCCATCTCTGTTTACATCGAAGGGCCTTGAGGCAGCTCCCGGCTCGTCGTTTAAATTAGACATGGCTTTCATTGCGGTAAATCCGCCTATAGAAGCAGCAGAAATAGGTGCTTCAGAACCACCGGTGATGATGATATTGGCTTTGCCCCAGCGGATGTAGTTAAAGGCGTCCATAATGGCCGTATTCCCTGTAGCACATGCAGAGACTGCGGTATAATTGATGCCCATGTAGCCATTTCTTAATGAAATTAAGCCTGCTGCCATGTTAACCAAAAATTTAGGAACAAAGAAGGGGCTATACCTGGGTTGTCCGTTGCCCTGTGCAAATTCAGTTACCTGTTGCTCGTAGGTATCCATTCCGCCCTGGGCCGATCCCCAGATCACACCCACGTCAAAAGGGTCCATGGTCTTTAGGTCGAAACCGGCATCTTTGATCGCCTCATCGCTGGCAACCAGCGCGTATTGTGTGTATAAATCCGTTCTTTTTAAATCTGCCCTGTCCAAATGCTTTGTAACATCAAAGTCCTTAAGCTCACAGGCAAATTGAGTTTTAAATAGGGTGGCGTCAAACCTGGTAATCTTAGCAGCACCGCTTACACCTGCAAGCGCATTGTTCCAGAATGTCTCCCTGTCGTTTCCAATCGGGGTAAGCGCTCCAATACCGGTAACTACAACTCTTCTATGCATCATATTTCAATATTAAGGCGCAAAGCTACTAATTGTGGCATCATTTTTAGTATTTGATGGCTATGATAAAATTAAACCAGCGGTCTGTCTCTCTTATAGCGTACTACTTTTTATTTTTTGTGATGCTTAGTCTAACTATTTTTTCATGTAAAAAGAAAGAACGTTCAGACATCTCCAAAGTGCTATTTACGGAAACCCGAAATAAGGTATTCAAAAATCTGGATGCAGATACATTTGCATTGGTGATGAAAAAGAACCTGGAAGCGAAAAGGGCACAGCTGAGCAATCCAAAGCTGATTACGGGTTTTTATGCATCCAAAGATTATGAGCCGATTTTAATCTTGCAGCATTTACCTAAAGGGGTATTAAAGGTAATTCCCGAGTATTTAAATAAATCTGCCGAGCATGGTCTTAGCCCAGATATTTTTCATGCTTCTGCCATTGCAGCTTTAATGTCAAAGTTTTATGATAAAAAAGCCATAAAG
Proteins encoded:
- the glgP gene encoding alpha-glucan family phosphorylase, translated to MLTKKDIFGYIPDQKYDTSVAYFSMEFAVDQALKIYSGGLGFLAGSHLRSAYELKQNLLGIGMLWEYGYYDQTRDEKALMKPGFTEKQYSFLLDTGIVFTVPVHDAQVHVKAYLLKPETFGSAPLFLLSTNIPENDYLSRTITQRLYDPHETTRISQSIILGIGGAMLLDILEMTPDVYHMNEGHAVPLNFYLYAKHKSLEEVKKRVVFTTHTPEMAGNEEHRYELLKEMSFFYHLQDHEVKYILGMDGDMFNYTLAALKFARKANGVSALHGQVAREMWSHNAGVCEITSITNAQNATYWVDPEIGKSIQAKDDAAILIRKKEMKRELFKVVADQCGKIFDENVLTIVWARRFAGYKRADLMMQDWDRFLKLIENAEYPVQVIWAGKPYPEDFAAIDMFNQIISRAKPYKNCAVLLGYELGLSALLKKGSDVWLNNPRMYREASGTSGMTAAMNGSVNLSLPDGWVPEFAKDLENCFIIPAAPDQFSTEEKDQKENASLMDTFESRVLPIYYNSPAQWLDIVKQGFADVMPDFEAGRMANEYYVKMYKA
- the fabF gene encoding beta-ketoacyl-ACP synthase II, producing MMHRRVVVTGIGALTPIGNDRETFWNNALAGVSGAAKITRFDATLFKTQFACELKDFDVTKHLDRADLKRTDLYTQYALVASDEAIKDAGFDLKTMDPFDVGVIWGSAQGGMDTYEQQVTEFAQGNGQPRYSPFFVPKFLVNMAAGLISLRNGYMGINYTAVSACATGNTAIMDAFNYIRWGKANIIITGGSEAPISAASIGGFTAMKAMSNLNDEPGAASRPFDVNRDGFVMGEGAGALVLEEYEHALARGAKIYAEVVGAAMTADAYHMTSTHPEGLGAAQAMKLALKEAGLSIADVDYLNTHATSTPVGDLSEIKAVTNLVGDEKIKLKISATKSMTGHLLGAAGAIEAILCLLAIRDKVIPPTINTTALDPAIPENITIVTGSSLPLQVDVAMSNTFGFGGHNATIVFKAV